From the genome of Pseudomonas sp. TMP9, one region includes:
- a CDS encoding O-methyltransferase, with product MTNQTLNLDGALHQYLLDVSLRETPLLKRLRDETAQLNTARWQIAPEQGQFMALLVLLVGARRIIEVGTFTGYSAICMAQAMPQEGRLICCDIPGDYNATAERYWREAGLSDRIEQRLAPALATLAALEAEGLAGTIDLLFIDADKANYPAYLEHALRLVRQGGLILFDNTLWSGRVLESSGQSADTLAIQALNMALRDDQRIDLSLLPLGDGLSLCRKR from the coding sequence ATGACCAATCAGACGCTGAACCTCGATGGCGCTCTGCACCAATACCTGTTGGATGTTTCCCTGCGCGAAACGCCGCTGCTGAAACGTCTGCGCGATGAAACTGCGCAGCTAAACACTGCGCGCTGGCAAATTGCCCCTGAGCAGGGGCAGTTTATGGCTTTGCTGGTGCTGTTGGTGGGCGCGCGACGAATTATCGAAGTCGGCACCTTTACCGGTTACAGCGCCATCTGCATGGCCCAAGCCATGCCGCAAGAGGGTCGTTTGATCTGCTGCGATATTCCCGGTGATTACAACGCTACGGCTGAGCGTTATTGGCGAGAGGCGGGCCTCAGTGATCGAATCGAACAGCGTTTGGCGCCGGCACTGGCGACCCTAGCGGCACTTGAAGCTGAAGGCCTGGCGGGCACTATCGATTTGTTGTTTATTGATGCCGATAAGGCCAACTATCCAGCCTACTTAGAACACGCCTTGCGCTTGGTACGCCAAGGGGGACTGATTTTGTTCGATAACACGTTGTGGAGCGGGCGGGTGCTGGAGTCAAGTGGCCAGAGTGCCGACACCCTGGCAATTCAGGCGCTCAACATGGCTTTGCGCGATGATCAGCGCATCGATCTATCTCTTCTGCCACTGGGCGATGGCTTGAGCCTGTGCCGTAAGCGCTGA
- a CDS encoding C40 family peptidase gives MTTLSRISLMMLVALLSGCASQAPAPVSQPTVYQPISSGNGNAEDVLFRALGLVGTPYRYGGNTPEGGFDCSGLIGFVYRDAAGIKLPRSTRELISMRSPGVGRDALQSGDLVFFATNGGNQVSHAGIYVGDGRFVHAPSTGGTVRLDSLSNRYWQRTYLNAKRVFPPELASNP, from the coding sequence ATGACCACTCTCTCTCGTATTAGCTTAATGATGCTCGTTGCTCTGCTTAGTGGCTGCGCCAGTCAAGCCCCTGCGCCAGTTTCACAGCCCACTGTTTATCAGCCCATCAGCAGCGGCAACGGTAATGCCGAGGATGTTCTGTTTCGAGCGCTGGGGCTGGTCGGTACGCCTTACCGCTACGGCGGCAATACCCCCGAAGGCGGGTTTGATTGCAGTGGGTTGATTGGGTTTGTCTACCGGGATGCTGCCGGGATCAAACTCCCCCGTTCGACCCGCGAGCTGATTAGCATGCGCTCCCCAGGCGTTGGCCGTGATGCCCTGCAAAGTGGTGATCTGGTGTTCTTTGCAACCAATGGCGGTAACCAAGTCAGCCACGCGGGTATTTATGTAGGTGATGGCCGCTTCGTCCACGCGCCATCCACCGGCGGCACTGTTCGCTTAGACAGCCTAAGCAACCGCTATTGGCAGCGTACCTATTTGAATGCCAAGCGAGTTTTCCCCCCGGAGTTGGCTAGTAATCCCTAA
- a CDS encoding NlpC/P60 family protein — MLKRLAPLVPIALTLVLSACANHTPQPELTLQPPVFSSTDLAEFDEQAEEAALGDFTEEKAYKLPQLADGILSHGLSLVGTRYRFGGSSVKSGFDCSGFIGFLFKEELGMKLPRSSRDMININAPLVARDELEPGDLLFFSTNGRNRVSHAGIYMGDNQFIHSSSSRSGGVRVDSLNDRYWKRTFIEAKRALAMAPTDAVVRHP, encoded by the coding sequence ATGCTCAAACGCCTCGCACCCCTCGTGCCTATCGCACTTACTTTAGTCCTCAGCGCCTGCGCCAACCATACGCCGCAGCCCGAATTAACTCTCCAGCCACCGGTGTTCTCTTCTACCGACCTTGCTGAGTTTGACGAACAAGCTGAAGAAGCCGCCCTCGGCGATTTCACCGAAGAAAAAGCCTATAAATTACCTCAGTTAGCAGACGGCATTCTGTCCCATGGCTTGTCGCTGGTAGGGACACGTTATCGTTTTGGCGGCAGCTCGGTGAAGTCGGGCTTCGACTGCAGCGGCTTCATTGGCTTCCTGTTCAAAGAAGAACTGGGCATGAAATTGCCGCGTTCTTCCCGCGACATGATCAACATCAATGCGCCACTGGTGGCGCGCGATGAGCTTGAGCCGGGCGATTTGCTGTTTTTCAGTACCAATGGCCGCAATCGCGTCAGCCATGCTGGTATCTATATGGGGGATAACCAGTTTATTCACTCAAGCAGCAGTCGCAGTGGTGGTGTGCGGGTCGACAGTTTGAATGACCGCTATTGGAAGCGCACCTTCATCGAAGCTAAGCGCGCCCTCGCCATGGCACCTACTGATGCTGTTGTGCGTCATCCTTAA
- a CDS encoding DNA-3-methyladenine glycosylase I, which produces MRDYKWLHEYCLNRFGSVAALEARLPSPRSAAELRAISNDRYLSVMSLRIFRAGLRHSLVDSKWPAFEQVFFGFDSEKVVLMGAERLENLMHDARIIRHLGKLKSVPRNAQFILDVEAGYLPGIPSSSAARHLLQEVAGKQTRPAPGFAFGALIADWPVDDIVGLWKYLAKNGSQLGGLSAPRFLRMVGKDTFVPSDDMVAALKAQKIIDKVPTSLKERAAVQAAFNEWHKQSGRPLCQLSVMLAHTVNH; this is translated from the coding sequence ATGCGTGATTACAAATGGCTGCATGAGTACTGCCTGAATCGCTTCGGCTCAGTCGCGGCGTTGGAAGCGCGCCTGCCTTCACCGCGCAGTGCAGCTGAGCTGCGGGCGATCAGTAATGATCGCTATTTGTCGGTGATGAGTTTGCGGATATTCCGTGCAGGGCTCAGGCACAGTTTGGTGGACTCCAAGTGGCCTGCATTTGAGCAGGTATTCTTCGGTTTTGACTCAGAAAAAGTCGTGCTGATGGGCGCGGAACGGTTGGAAAACCTTATGCATGACGCACGTATTATCCGCCACTTGGGCAAACTAAAAAGCGTGCCGCGTAACGCCCAATTTATTCTGGATGTGGAGGCTGGGTATTTGCCGGGTATTCCTTCATCAAGCGCTGCCCGCCACCTTCTGCAGGAGGTGGCGGGCAAGCAAACGCGTCCCGCGCCTGGGTTTGCCTTCGGTGCATTGATTGCTGATTGGCCGGTGGACGATATCGTTGGGCTTTGGAAGTACCTAGCCAAAAACGGCAGCCAGCTTGGCGGTCTTTCGGCGCCAAGGTTTTTACGCATGGTAGGCAAAGACACCTTTGTCCCCAGCGATGACATGGTCGCCGCACTTAAGGCGCAGAAGATTATCGACAAAGTACCCACCAGCCTGAAGGAACGTGCGGCGGTGCAAGCGGCGTTCAACGAGTGGCACAAACAGAGCGGTCGTCCTTTGTGTCAGCTCTCAGTAATGCTGGCGCATACGGTTAACCACTGA
- the ttcA gene encoding tRNA 2-thiocytidine(32) synthetase TtcA produces MGSLSVNQNKLQKRLRRQAGEAVADFNMIEEGDKVMVCLSGGKDSYTLLDVLLHLQKVAPIKFEIVAVNMDQKQPGFPEHVLPAYLESIGVPYHIVEKDTYSVVKEKIPEGKTTCSLCSRLRRGTLYTFADEIGATKMALGHHRDDILETFFLNMFYGGTLKAMPPKLRADDGRNVVIRPLAYCSEADIEAYSQLKEFPIIPCNLCGSQENLQRQVVKDMLKEWERKTPGRIDIMFRALQNVVPSQLADRNLFDFKSLKIDDNAASRFVDVMNL; encoded by the coding sequence ATGGGTAGCCTCTCGGTCAATCAGAACAAACTGCAAAAACGTCTGCGTCGCCAGGCAGGCGAAGCCGTTGCCGACTTCAACATGATCGAAGAGGGCGACAAAGTCATGGTCTGCCTGTCTGGCGGCAAGGACAGCTACACACTGCTGGATGTGCTGCTGCACCTGCAAAAAGTGGCGCCGATCAAGTTTGAGATCGTCGCGGTAAACATGGATCAGAAGCAACCGGGCTTCCCTGAGCATGTGTTGCCGGCGTACCTAGAATCCATCGGTGTGCCTTATCACATCGTCGAGAAAGACACCTATTCGGTGGTTAAAGAGAAAATTCCGGAAGGCAAAACCACCTGTTCGCTGTGTTCGCGTCTGCGGCGCGGCACGCTTTACACCTTTGCTGATGAAATTGGTGCCACCAAGATGGCCCTTGGTCACCATCGCGATGACATCTTAGAAACCTTTTTCCTCAATATGTTCTATGGCGGCACCCTCAAAGCCATGCCGCCTAAGTTGCGTGCTGACGACGGCCGCAATGTAGTGATTCGCCCGCTGGCCTACTGCAGTGAGGCTGATATCGAGGCTTACAGCCAACTTAAGGAATTCCCGATCATCCCGTGCAACCTCTGCGGCTCGCAGGAAAACCTGCAGCGCCAAGTGGTTAAAGACATGCTCAAGGAATGGGAGCGCAAGACGCCTGGCCGTATCGACATCATGTTTCGTGCCTTGCAGAACGTGGTGCCGTCACAGCTGGCTGACCGTAACCTGTTCGACTTTAAGAGCTTGAAAATCGATGACAATGCGGCCTCGCGTTTTGTTGACGTGATGAACCTTTGA
- a CDS encoding DNA-J related domain-containing protein, with amino-acid sequence MNDDLDPSLDLCEHVHQLLRGAPNGMTEYDLIQQLKKRHCSHIPNQPLTDALVLFRTHFLLFNALYRLRERLWASQSGYLRITALDIQLLPFEGGYAQSDSLQLNAHDPLRDYYLDMSQLRDTDEHEVARLLRSFWSCLEGGEQQQAALALFELTDSPQPLTPGRIKQRYRQLVSLHHPDRGGSTERLQSINKAMEILESYYGRA; translated from the coding sequence ATGAACGACGATTTAGACCCAAGCCTCGACCTCTGCGAGCACGTGCATCAGTTATTGCGCGGCGCACCTAACGGTATGACTGAGTACGACCTGATCCAGCAGCTGAAAAAGCGCCACTGCTCGCATATTCCGAACCAGCCATTGACCGACGCACTGGTGCTGTTTCGCACGCATTTTCTGCTGTTTAACGCGCTCTATCGCCTGCGTGAGCGGCTCTGGGCTAGCCAAAGCGGTTATCTGCGCATCACCGCGCTGGATATTCAGCTGCTGCCCTTTGAGGGCGGTTATGCACAGTCGGACAGCTTGCAATTGAACGCGCACGACCCTCTGCGCGACTATTACCTCGACATGAGCCAGCTTAGGGATACCGACGAGCACGAGGTCGCCAGGTTGCTGCGTAGCTTCTGGTCATGCCTTGAGGGCGGCGAGCAACAGCAGGCGGCCTTGGCGCTCTTTGAGCTGACTGACAGCCCGCAACCCCTGACGCCGGGACGGATCAAACAGCGCTACCGACAATTGGTCAGCCTGCATCACCCTGACAGAGGCGGCAGCACAGAGCGTTTGCAGTCGATTAACAAGGCTATGGAAATACTAGAAAGCTATTACGGCCGCGCTTGA
- a CDS encoding Yip1 family protein, whose protein sequence is MINHVWGLFTHPDREWQEIRGEEESISHMYLTHVLILAAIPAVSAYIGTTQVGWAIGDRAPVMLTESSALQMTIMTYLAMLAGVAVMGAFVHWMARTYDASPNLTQCIVFAAYTATPLFIGGLAALYPHLWLAMVVGTAAICYTVYLLYVGIPRFMGIPEDEGFMFSSSVLAVGLVVLVAMIASSVILWGFGVGPVYTS, encoded by the coding sequence ATGATCAACCACGTTTGGGGGCTTTTCACCCATCCCGACCGGGAATGGCAGGAAATTCGTGGCGAAGAAGAAAGCATCAGCCACATGTATCTCACTCACGTATTAATCCTTGCAGCAATTCCCGCTGTATCGGCTTACATCGGCACCACTCAAGTGGGTTGGGCTATTGGCGACCGAGCACCGGTGATGCTGACAGAATCAAGCGCGCTGCAAATGACCATCATGACCTACTTGGCAATGCTCGCCGGGGTGGCTGTTATGGGCGCTTTTGTTCACTGGATGGCGCGCACCTACGATGCCAGCCCCAACCTCACACAATGCATAGTGTTTGCCGCGTATACCGCCACACCGCTGTTTATCGGCGGCCTTGCAGCACTCTACCCGCACCTTTGGCTCGCCATGGTGGTGGGCACCGCAGCCATCTGTTACACGGTGTACCTGCTATATGTCGGGATACCGAGGTTTATGGGCATACCTGAGGATGAGGGCTTTATGTTTTCCAGCTCTGTGCTGGCGGTTGGCCTCGTGGTGCTGGTGGCGATGATAGCCAGCTCGGTGATTCTCTGGGGCTTCGGCGTCGGTCCGGTTTACACCAGCTAA
- a CDS encoding SprT family zinc-dependent metalloprotease has product MPEHLLSCVEHCYQKAETFFKRSFTRPDVSFKLRGQKAGVAHLTENKLRFNPQLYRENREDFLRQTVPHEVAHLIAHQLFGLKIQPHGEEWQLIMRGVYELAPNRCHTYEVKRRMANRYIYRCSCPQGEFPFSAQRHALVSKGRRYFCRRCKVTLSFTGEQRLE; this is encoded by the coding sequence ATGCCCGAGCATCTTCTGAGCTGTGTAGAACACTGCTATCAAAAAGCCGAAACCTTCTTTAAACGATCCTTTACTCGCCCGGACGTGAGCTTCAAGCTGCGCGGGCAAAAAGCTGGGGTGGCGCACCTGACGGAAAACAAACTGCGGTTTAACCCGCAGTTGTATCGGGAAAACCGCGAAGACTTCCTCAGACAGACCGTGCCCCATGAAGTGGCGCACCTGATCGCCCATCAGCTATTTGGCTTAAAAATCCAGCCCCACGGCGAGGAATGGCAACTGATTATGCGCGGCGTTTATGAGCTTGCGCCCAACCGTTGTCATACCTATGAGGTCAAGCGGCGCATGGCCAACCGCTACATTTACCGTTGCAGTTGCCCTCAGGGTGAATTCCCCTTCTCGGCGCAGCGCCATGCCTTGGTAAGCAAAGGCCGCCGCTATTTCTGCAGACGCTGCAAAGTAACCTTAAGTTTTACCGGCGAACAACGGCTCGAATAA
- a CDS encoding CaiB/BaiF CoA-transferase family protein has product MKGPLSTLKVLDFSTLLPGPFASLMLADMGAEVLRVESPTRMDLVRVLPPHDGGVSASHAYLNRNKRCIALDLKKPEAVEMVKQLVAEYDIVLEQFRPGVMDKLGVGYAALKEINPKLIYVSITGYGQTGPYKDRAGHDINYLALAGIASYTGRRESGPLPLGIQAADIAGGSLHGVIGLLAAVIQRQATGLGQHVDISMTDCAFSLHGMAGAGYLAAGVEPAMENQALNGGSFYDYYRTRDGRWFSVGSLEPQFMQQFCAAIGRPELASRGLSQRPEDQQALKREIEIEFEKRDFAEWNQLFAEMDACVEPMLTLSEAVEHPQVKARGLITQVPRANNQPQAQIACPIKFSGGLPAPRHVGAALGAHTAEVLAELGYSVEQIAALKAAKVVA; this is encoded by the coding sequence ATGAAAGGCCCGCTGTCGACCTTGAAAGTATTGGATTTCTCCACCTTGTTGCCCGGCCCGTTTGCCTCGTTGATGCTGGCCGATATGGGCGCCGAAGTGCTGAGGGTCGAGTCGCCGACGCGCATGGATTTGGTGCGCGTATTGCCGCCCCATGACGGCGGTGTGTCTGCCAGCCATGCCTACCTCAATCGCAACAAACGCTGCATCGCCCTGGACCTAAAAAAGCCCGAGGCTGTGGAAATGGTTAAACAGTTGGTGGCTGAGTACGACATCGTGCTGGAGCAGTTTCGCCCAGGGGTGATGGACAAACTCGGGGTGGGCTATGCCGCGCTCAAGGAGATCAATCCTAAGCTTATCTACGTATCGATCACCGGCTACGGCCAAACCGGGCCCTATAAAGACCGCGCCGGGCACGATATTAATTATCTCGCGCTGGCCGGTATCGCCAGTTACACCGGGCGCCGTGAATCTGGGCCGTTGCCGTTAGGTATCCAAGCGGCGGACATCGCGGGCGGCTCGCTGCATGGGGTGATTGGCTTGCTGGCCGCGGTGATCCAACGTCAGGCCACGGGGTTGGGCCAGCACGTAGATATCAGCATGACTGATTGCGCTTTCAGCCTGCATGGCATGGCGGGTGCGGGCTATCTGGCGGCCGGGGTAGAGCCAGCGATGGAAAACCAAGCGCTCAATGGCGGCAGCTTTTACGATTACTACCGCACCCGCGACGGGCGCTGGTTTTCGGTGGGCAGCTTAGAGCCGCAATTTATGCAACAGTTTTGCGCCGCTATTGGTCGCCCAGAGTTGGCGTCGCGTGGCCTTTCTCAACGACCCGAAGACCAGCAAGCTCTGAAACGCGAAATTGAAATTGAGTTTGAAAAGCGTGACTTCGCTGAGTGGAATCAGCTTTTCGCTGAAATGGACGCGTGTGTAGAACCGATGCTCACCCTCAGCGAGGCGGTTGAGCATCCGCAGGTTAAAGCACGCGGCTTAATCACTCAGGTGCCTCGTGCGAATAACCAGCCGCAGGCGCAAATCGCCTGCCCAATAAAATTCTCCGGCGGTTTACCGGCCCCTCGGCATGTGGGCGCCGCACTGGGTGCGCACACCGCTGAGGTATTGGCCGAATTAGGCTACAGCGTTGAGCAAATTGCCGCGCTTAAAGCAGCAAAAGTGGTGGCCTAA
- a CDS encoding AMP-binding protein, with amino-acid sequence MIEQLPLERLALWVEKRPNAVWLSQPVNGQWHDVTWAQVDDQARRMAAALHALGCSPGDRVALLSKNCAEWVIADLAIMLAGLISVPLYPLQSAESINYVLHHSQCKVIFLGKLDEPAKLEPGITPELIRIAMPYPTIKAEHGWHALLAAHAPLLDAHVQSADALLSILYTSGTTGQPKGVMLSAKAFAYAGSQSVKELQITEQDQYFSYLPLSHAAERFLVEMNALYSGGRIAFVESLETFASDLRHVRPTVFFSVPRLWTRFQQGVLEKLPQAKLARLLRIPMIGSLVAGKIRKGLGLDRARILVSGAAAIPPALLEWYQSIGMTVCEGYGMTEHMAYGCFNRPGQVRFGTVGRPMPGNELRIADSGEILLHCPSLMLGYYLDPEKTAETITDGWLHTGDKGEVDAAGFLKITGRVKDIFKTSKGKYIAPAPIEGEIAKNLLVEQVCLMGSNLAQPLALIELSPAARQQAREHVAAELLHTLQQLNARLEAHERLSHFIVVREAWTVDNGCMTPTMKIRRNVLEGLFLDQLAALDAKQPLHWQ; translated from the coding sequence ATGATCGAACAACTGCCTCTGGAGCGCCTGGCGCTCTGGGTTGAGAAACGCCCGAATGCGGTGTGGCTCAGCCAGCCGGTGAATGGTCAATGGCACGATGTTACGTGGGCGCAAGTGGATGATCAGGCGCGGCGCATGGCTGCAGCGCTGCATGCGCTGGGTTGCTCGCCCGGTGATCGCGTTGCGTTGCTGTCAAAGAACTGCGCGGAGTGGGTGATTGCCGACTTGGCGATCATGCTCGCAGGTTTGATCAGCGTGCCGCTGTACCCCTTGCAGTCGGCAGAAAGCATTAACTACGTGCTGCATCATTCGCAGTGCAAAGTGATCTTCTTGGGTAAGTTAGATGAGCCTGCCAAGTTGGAGCCGGGTATTACGCCTGAGCTGATACGCATCGCCATGCCGTATCCAACAATCAAAGCCGAGCATGGTTGGCATGCGTTGCTGGCCGCGCATGCACCTCTGCTCGATGCCCATGTGCAGTCTGCCGATGCCCTGCTGAGTATTCTCTATACCTCTGGCACCACCGGCCAACCCAAGGGTGTGATGCTTTCGGCCAAGGCCTTTGCTTATGCGGGCAGCCAGTCGGTAAAGGAATTGCAGATTACCGAGCAGGACCAGTATTTCTCTTACTTACCGCTGTCGCATGCCGCTGAACGGTTTTTAGTGGAGATGAACGCGCTGTATAGCGGCGGACGGATTGCCTTTGTCGAGTCGCTGGAAACCTTTGCCAGCGATCTGCGCCATGTGCGGCCGACCGTATTCTTTTCCGTGCCGCGGCTGTGGACGCGCTTTCAGCAGGGCGTGTTGGAGAAACTGCCGCAAGCCAAGCTGGCGCGGTTGCTGAGGATTCCAATGATTGGCTCCTTGGTCGCGGGCAAAATTCGTAAAGGCTTGGGGCTGGACCGCGCGCGTATTTTGGTCAGTGGCGCGGCAGCAATTCCACCGGCATTGCTGGAGTGGTACCAGTCGATTGGCATGACAGTCTGCGAAGGCTATGGCATGACCGAGCACATGGCCTATGGCTGTTTTAATCGACCGGGGCAGGTGCGCTTTGGCACGGTGGGGCGGCCCATGCCGGGCAATGAGCTGCGCATAGCTGACAGTGGTGAAATCCTGCTGCACTGCCCGAGCCTGATGTTGGGCTATTACTTGGACCCTGAAAAAACTGCAGAAACTATCACTGATGGCTGGTTGCACACCGGTGACAAGGGCGAGGTTGATGCAGCGGGTTTCTTAAAGATCACCGGTCGGGTGAAAGACATCTTTAAAACCAGCAAGGGCAAGTACATTGCACCGGCGCCGATTGAAGGCGAGATTGCTAAAAACCTATTGGTCGAGCAGGTGTGCCTGATGGGCAGCAACCTTGCTCAACCATTGGCGCTGATCGAGTTATCACCCGCCGCCCGCCAGCAGGCTCGGGAACACGTAGCGGCTGAGTTGTTGCACACCTTGCAGCAACTGAATGCGCGGCTTGAGGCCCACGAGCGGCTCAGTCACTTTATTGTGGTGCGTGAGGCGTGGACCGTGGACAACGGTTGCATGACGCCGACGATGAAAATCCGTCGTAACGTGTTGGAAGGGCTTTTTCTCGATCAGCTGGCAGCACTGGATGCCAAGCAACCGCTGCATTGGCAGTGA